The DNA segment GTCTCTGGACCGGGGGATAGAGGAAACTTCACGGACCTCGTCGAGGACAGAGGCGCGGGGCTTTAGCGGGGTTGTGGAGGCGGACTCTGTCGAGGtgggggaagagaaggaggggaggcgCAGCCATGATGTCCACGAGGAAgactgctgtggttgttgcggCTGTGTGGAGGGTTCTGGTACTGGTGGTCTTGACTTGTTGCTGGCATTCTGTGCTGCTTCCTCCTTTGCCCTCGCCTGCTGCATCCACAGCTCGCGGGTTTTATGGTCGACTGGGCACTTCTCCTCAGCGCCAGCGTTTGCGCCGGGAGCTCCGGCTTCTCTCATCCTGGCGGTGTTTggtgtgtttgatgatggtgtccCTCCACTCGGGTCGTTCTCTCCTGCCTTTACCACGTCTTTACCAACTAAAACTGTATCGACAAACTCGTGGTGCATTCTGTGTGCATAATTATTCCGGGAATCGTTTCTTCGAGGGTCAGGTGGAGACTCGGGGAGTATCGCGAGGCTTCGTGCGCGGCGGTCTTATTTATGTATGGTCGCAAAGGGTTGAAGTCAGCACGACGGAGCTGCGACGTCAGTAGGGGGTCAAGCATGGAGCTTGGACTTGAGGTTGAACAGTGAGTCGCAAAAGAGGTCACAAGATGTATCATGGAACTTTGACTCGCCCGCCCCTGCTGGGTGGATATTTTTAATTCAGCAGCTGTCGCGACCCGTGGTGCCGGATCGGCCTCTGGTTGGCCAGCTGGCAGGTCCCAGTTTCGAACACCAACCTCAGACGATGCTACAGTGAAACAAACATTCTGCTTTTATTGAAGCATTTTCTGGTTTTCCATGTGTATTGGAGTTTTCATGTTACATATCGCGATATCCTACTTTGACACCGGCTCAGCCGGAGCCCCATTCCCTGCTTCAAGTTTCAAGAACGGTGGAGTGGGAGTTTGAAATGTTTTTCATTTCTTTTTGCCTATCAATGCTGAACATGATCTGTCAGGGTGAAGCCTGAGCCAGCTGTTTTGCCTGTTGAGGTCCCATATCATCGAACCAAAAACACCTTTGGATACTACTCCAGCGGGGGTTCTGATCGATCCATCTTGCcacttcccatccccaatCTCCAGTCCACCACATACATCGAGGCACTTTCGTGCCCTGCACCAAAAAAGTGCAATGCGCCTATAAACAAAAGaaaggccgccgccgccctctctTCCACGAAAGAGCGTTATGCGGGCGTGCCATGCTGATCCCAGTGTTTTGATGTCCTGTAAACCCACCGCCCATGCCTATGCTTTTCCGCGGCGTCCATGGTTTTGTATTCGCCTCTCTGGCGTATGTCATACCTTATCCGGGTATCATGACATCTAGTTGAAAAAAGTGAAAAAAGGTTCCCTTCGAAACTCGTGGGGAAGTGGTGTGTGATGGTGCGGGAAGAGGTAAAGTTGAAGCACATCCACTCTAGGGGAGTGTGCCTACATGTGGTTAAGAGTCGGCAGTGATGATGCTCAGGCCCAGGCCGCGGCACCGCCGGTCTCAATGGCCTCAATCTCGTCAGCGGTCAAGGGGACACGGTGGAAGCGGGCCGGGAGATCATTGCGGTCGAAGTAGACACCGGAGGGGGGAGCAACCGAGCCAAGAGCAGCACCGGCATTGCCGCCAATACCGGCGTCGGCGCGGATGGTCTTGCGGAGGGGACCAAACTGCTGGGCGTGGTCACGGTAGGCGCTAAACGAGGTGTGGGCGGAACCGTTGGTGAAGGAAGCCGGAAGGGAGTTGGTTGGAGAAGCggggtgggggcggggagtgTGGTCAATGGAGACTGTGCCAAGAATACGAGGTTAGCATGCGAAGCGTTCAAATGGCTCAATTCCAACGTCGTCGTCATGGACCCGGACTCACCTGGGATAGTCCGCTTGCCGAGGAACTTGATGGAGGGAGTACGCTCGGCGTGCTGAGCAGCCTGGCGAAGAACTCTGGTGGCAAACATTTTGAtatgggttggttggttgtagTAGTATAGTCGGGGAAGCTCCGGTCGTTCCGCTCAGTGAGTGCTCCTCGCTGTGGGTGGTTTGTCGGGGTGGTTGCTGGATGCTGGATGCTGGATGCTGGAATGGGCAGTATATAGACGGGTCGAGCGAGGAGACGTGAGCGAAGACGATCGGGGGACTTGAGGATGGAAGGAAGATGGATGGAGGGCATGAGAGTTAAATGGGCTTTTTCACAAGCTCCCGAATTTGCAGCCTCCAGAAAGGGCTCCCCACGGATCTGGGTGCGACAGCCAATCAGCAACAGCCCTCACCAACTGCTGGCCATGGAACCCCGAAGTCCGGAGTGGGAAAAAACCACGCCATTGCCTGTTGCCCAGCGCTGCATCCCACGCCGGCCCTTCCTTTGCAGGGCCGCAGcgcccttccacccctccaacacgACCCCACTCCACCCGTTTCTTCCCGCTGCAACACCACCTGGGCTACTACGTACAATGGGCAACTGGAACTGCGACTGCTCCCCAACGAGGCAACTGTCCATGTGAACCTACCTACTCAATCATCCCCTCGGCATGCCCCGgcatccatcctcctcacgaCTCCCCGGGACTTCTACGAAATTGTTGAATCTACGGTAGGTTTGGATGTTTGCTCTGTGGTCGGCGCCCATGATGTGACCAGAACACTAACtgccccaaccaaccccactCTTATCGCGTTGATAATGCCAAATGGTAAAATGCTGATGGTCGATCATAGAGAAGACCAGACGAGCTAGGGGGAACGGACACGGAGTGACAGGGGAGGGCACCAGCTTCCCCGCGCTCCCAATTCAAGATGGTGTTGACTCCATGAGGTGattttgggttgggtgtcAATGAACCATGCCCCCCGCCCTGCTCTAGCGGCCCTCTCTTGCCTGCCCGCCTGGGAGCCAATGTCCGCTCCTCGGCCAGAAGAGACCAAGATCGCATGTTCCAAGACTGGGGGAGCACGACGTGAAACTTGCATGTGCGGGTGTCATCTACCGTCGTGCATGTGAAGGCGAGCCCAGCCATGCATGCACTGGGATCTCCAAGTGGCTCTCAGCTTTCTCAAGTGCTTCTCTGTCCATTTCCATCCTCGTCCCATGTTTCCTTGACCCCCACCTACCTTTCTCCTCACAGGCACACCCAAAACACGCAATtcttggtggaggatgaggtgctgGTTGGCACCATCTCTTCAGACGCTTCTGGCCATTGGTCACGGTATTGCCACTATCTACACCACGGACCTTGGGTAGTAGCAGTTTGTCAAGTCTATCGAGCAATAAAAACCGGCATTATTCACCCGGCTTATACGGGCTCTTTTACCCATTTCGTTTACTCCACCAGCGTTCCGAGATCTCGCGCATCTCACTGGAGATGGGGCATGCCGTTGTGAGTGGATATGAGCAACAACCGGCCCGAGCAGTCCGCAGGGTTGATTCCTGTCTTGTGTCCACTTCCGTTACGTCAAGCTTCAGAATGAGGCTGGGCAAGAAACCAAAACCCTAGCCCTAGCTTTTTGTCTTCAAAtattgttgttgccagccatccacaccaacaacaactagGGCCCGATTAGCTCAGCTGGTTAGAGCGTCGTACTAATATAACCTCCAGTTATAAGAAGTCATGCGAAGGTCAACAGTTCAATCCTGTTATTGGGCAGCTCCATTCTTTTAGCTCCTATCAGGGTCTTGCAACTTTGGatagttttttttttcctcctcaaccaatTCACCAGTTGTCTTTGTAGCTGAGTTGtcaatctccctcttcaTTAGCCACCTTAATCAAAAGCGTCCCAAGTATCAACCATAATGATACTGGATGGGGTTGTCCAGAAGTttccaccaaaccaaactATTACCCCTGAGTCCCTAAACATTAACAGCAGTGCCCATTGTTTGCTGAGCAAGGGCAGATGGAGGAGCGCTTGGATCATGGACCTGGGCTGTCTCGGGTCTTCCTGTGGCAGGAGAGTGTGGAATGGGAGCCGAGATGTCTCTTGTTGTCCTAAACACTCATACGATCAGTCAGTACCACACTGTCTCGTCTTCCGCACGCTGCGGCAAGTTGCACGCAGCAAACTTACACGGGCGAGTTCTTGCGGCGGTAGCGATGCACAACAACCGCTCCCAAGATGGCGTTGACGAGGTAGGCCATGGCAgccaaaaaggaaaaggccaGAACGGCCCTCCAGGACGCGCAGCCGCCGTAGCCCCTATCCCAGACTGTGAGGTCCGGCACacgccaccaccccccccagtAGTATCCCCAGTAGTTCCAATACCAGGAAGCGTTACACATCGCCGAGCCGGTGCGCTGATCATACTCAAGTTAACTTCTCTCCCACTCTGTTTGCAAGGCCAATGCTGATGTCGCTCAAAAAGGAGAAGCAACTATAAACAAGGGGGATCATACCGAAGTCAACAAGCCGAAGACAACAATCCACATGACAAACAGGATCGCATCCATCGGGAAGGCCAAGTAGGCGTAGATGAACGGTGCGATAAAGACAAGCGCAAATAAAGTGCTGATGGAAGCCGTGACGATGGCATATACGATGCGAGAATCGGCCGAGACTCCTGCCTGGGAGACCAGATGCAGGAAGCGAGCGACAAggccgaggacgatgacTGAACAAATCACCTCAAACACCcggaggatgatgtggatCACTTTGGATGCAGCCCCCATTTTGAAAAGTCTTGATTCTCTCTTTCGGGTTCAggagttggtgttttgatTCAATGCCGTTGTCGACTATAACTGATGGACGAAACAGAGGTGCACAGCTGATGGAACAGGTTAATAAGCTACTGCTGTTTCTTTGTCTGTTTTCCCCCCAAAGCTATGGTTTGGGACGTCATATGCTATGGCCATTGTTCCAATGTGTGATGCTGTCTCGATGCGGACAGGGGGAGCTACAGGTCCCCTATTTTCCGAACGCAgacatcacaaccaccataACCAGCAGGTGGTGGCCCATCGGCATAAATATCTTAAATGGGAAATGCCACTGCAAACAGCTAGGTTACCTGGTAAGGTTAGAGTGTACAAGTACTTCGAAATAAGGCGCGCGAAGAATAGGGGTTCAACTTCATGCCCAAATGCATCATGTGTCCCGAATGGCATGTAGGTTGGAGCCATGGGATCTCAGTTACTTTACAGGAGCACACAGCACCACATACAGCAATGTTAATGCAAAACACGGACAGGAGATAGGagaagcaaaaaaagagatGGAGCAAAAAGTACAataagaaaaagaaaggcgCCTGTCGTCGACGGGAATTGAGCCCGACGTGGGGGtcgaacccacaaccttgagattTCGGAGTACTCCTTAAGAGTCTCACGCTCTACCGATTGAGCTAGCCGGGCTTTGAAGCCGACTGAGCCTTTATATTTGTTgaaggttgggggagggaattGGTGTTTTGAGAGCAAGGTTGCAAGGTTGTGGCTAGATGGGTTGCGGCATTTTGGCGTTGAAAATTTTCACGGCAAAGTTTGAGAGCCAGACTAGAGACATGGACCCACTTAAAACAACGTCACTACCGCACTTAATATCAACCGCCAAATCCTCATCAATCCTACTATATAATAGTAGATCACATTCTTGTAGCTACCTAATGATTTTAGATGATATTTCAGAATATCCTCAGAGATTCTTTCCAACCTCAATATCGATTTGCATCATCTGTATCCCCAGATCTTCCTACCCTATTTTTAATTTTCAAATGCTGGTATGTCACAACCCCGGTTAAGGGGAAGGAAAATCCCGCAAAAAAGACAACGATTTCCCATGATAGGGTATCTCATGCtttggacgagctgggaaTCGAACCCAGGACCTTTCGCATACACTGAAGTATGCTAAGCGAACGCTCTACCAACTGAGCCACACGCCCTTGACTTTGGATGTAAATAACGGGTGGAATTGTCTTTGATGAAGGTCCTCAGCAGGATAGAGGAGCGGAAGCGGTGTTATTCACACCCTTTTTCGGACAACTGTCTTGGTAGAGCACCCCCTTCCCGTGGTCACCTAGATGTGATCTGAGCCAGTCATCCTGAGTACCATATCACAAATGGTGGGTTTGCTGTTGTCGAAGGCACCGATGTGACCTGGACTACTTCTTTTTAATCCCGTCTCGATGGCGTGATGCAATCGTAGTGCCCAATGACATTATGACACCTCCCAGTCCCCGCAGATAGACCTTAAAGATACCCGGATACCTGATTTTTAGGACAAGGACAGGCTCTACACCTGAGTCTTGTTTTGAGAAGACCATCGCAGAGAGGAGAGTGGCAGCTTCCACTGGATTCACAACCCATCTTACTCCAGCCTAACATGGAAACACGCAGCGATTCTTCGACTCCCAACCCGGACTATgatctttcaaggcctctcAATCTCGATGGCAGTGGTCTTAGGCAAAAGCTCGCCTCTTATGGAGATCCAcacttctccctcttcatgCGCAAACTCTTCATCAAGGCTTTAGGGTACAGCGAGGACGCTCTTTCTCGGCCCATTGTGGGCATTGTCAACACCTACTCAAGCTTCAACCCCTGCCATGCCAACATACCCCAGCTAATGGACGCCGTGAAAAGGGGCGTTCAACTGAGCGGTGGCCTGGCTATCGACTTTCCTACTATCAGTCTCCACGAGTCTTTTGCCTCTCCGACCAGCATGTATCTTCGAAACTTGATGAGTATGGACACCGAGGAGATGATTCAGGCCCAGCCGGTTGATTCTGTTGTTCTGATTGGTGGTGGGTCTCTTCCAGTTGTCATGCTTTCTTTCCATGGATGGTCTGAATTACGAACTGACACAACCGACAGGCTGTGACAAGACCACTCCAGCTCAGTTGATGGGGGCCATCTCAGCCAACAAGCCGATCATCCATCTGGTGACTGGTCCGATGATGCCGGGCAGCTTTCAGGGTACACGCATAGGGGCTTGTACAGACTGTCGCAATAACTGGGCCAAGTTCCGTGCCGGCACGTTAGATATTGAAGACATAAGTGCTCTCAACGAGGAGCTTGCACCAACAGTACGTCTCCAGTTTCCCGCTTTCGCTCGGCGGTCTCTTAAATCATGTTAGGGCGGAACCTGTGGGGTGATGGGTACAGCATCAACCATGTCCTGTATCCTTTTGGCCTTGGGCCTGATGCCGCTTTCTTTGCCAAGTGCTACAGCACCGGCCGTGTCCTCTTCGCGCCTCAGAATAGCAGAAGCAACAGGCACCCATGCAGTAGCCCTCGCAAGATCTCAGCTCCGGCCACAGGCTTTACTGACAAGAGAATCCTTCCTCAACGCCATCACAGTCCTGCAGGCAATAGGTGGCTCCACCAACGCCATCGTTCACCTGATGGCAATCGTCAACCGCCACCCTCAGCTCGCCGGCTCCATCAAGCTACAAACCATCCACGACATCGGCCTCAAGACCCCCCTACTGGTTGACCTCAAACCATCAGGCGACAATTACATGAGTGACTTCCACAACGCCGGCGGGAtgctcgccctcctccacgaaCTGAAACCTTTGCTACATCTCGACGCAATGACCATCACCGGCCGCACCCTAGGCGAGGAGCTGGCTTCCATACCCTTCCGCCCACTACCCCTAGACTCACCACTCAgttccatcatccaccctTTCAACAAACCCTTGtacccctccagctccctcgtcatcctctccaaagGCAACCTCGCCTCCGCCGGCGGAGCGGTGATCAAAGCTTCTGCCTCCAAAGACCgcagcctcctctcccacaccGGTCCCGCGGTGGTGTTTTCCGGTCCGCAAGATCTAGCAGAGAGAATCGACTCCCCCAGCCTCAGCGTCAGCCCCTCCTCGGTGTTGATCCTCCAGAACATCGGCCCGGTAGGGAATCCAGGCATGCCAGAGGCGGGATTAATCCCCATCCCGAGGAAGCTAGCTGCGAAGGGGGTGTCGGATATGCTCCGCATCTCGGACGGGCGCATGAGCGGCACGGCCGGGGGTACAATCATATTGCATGTTTCCCCCGAGAGCGCGGATCCGGAGTCTGTCTTGGGGATTGTCCAAGACGGGGATGTGATCACCTTTGATGCAGAGAGGAGATATTTACATGTGGAGattgatgaggacgaggtcaGGGACAGGATTGCGCAGcggaagaagatgatggcaaaTGAGGGCAGTGGGAGTGCTTGGGTTGCcagggagagggaaaggggttATAGGGGGTTGTACAAACGGGAGGTTAACCAGGCAGAACAAGGGGCTGATTTTGGCTTTTTGACGGCTGCTGGCCCATCTTGAAGCCCTGAGAGAAGT comes from the Podospora pseudocomata strain CBS 415.72m chromosome 5, whole genome shotgun sequence genome and includes:
- a CDS encoding hypothetical protein (EggNog:ENOG503P73X), producing the protein MGAASKVIHIILRVFEVICSVIVLGLVARFLHLVSQAGVSADSRIVYAIVTASISTLFALVFIAPFIYAYLAFPMDAILFVMWIVVFGLLTSRTGSAMCNASWYWNYWGYYWGGWWRVPDLTVWDRGYGGCASWRAVLAFSFLAAMAYLVNAILGAVVVHRYRRKNSPVTTRDISAPIPHSPATGRPETAQVHDPSAPPSALAQQTMGTAVNV
- a CDS encoding hypothetical protein (COG:E; EggNog:ENOG503P18U), translating into METRSDSSTPNPDYDLSRPLNLDGSGLRQKLASYGDPHFSLFMRKLFIKALGYSEDALSRPIVGIVNTYSSFNPCHANIPQLMDAVKRGVQLSGGLAIDFPTISLHESFASPTSMYLRNLMSMDTEEMIQAQPVDSVVLIGGCDKTTPAQLMGAISANKPIIHLVTGPMMPGSFQGTRIGACTDCRNNWAKFRAGTLDIEDISALNEELAPTGGTCGVMGTASTMSCILLALGLMPLSLPSATAPAVSSSRLRIAEATGTHAVALARSQLRPQALLTRESFLNAITVLQAIGGSTNAIVHLMAIVNRHPQLAGSIKLQTIHDIGLKTPLLVDLKPSGDNYMSDFHNAGGMLALLHELKPLLHLDAMTITGRTLGEELASIPFRPLPLDSPLSSIIHPFNKPLYPSSSLVILSKGNLASAGGAVIKASASKDRSLLSHTGPAVVFSGPQDLAERIDSPSLSVSPSSVLILQNIGPVGNPGMPEAGLIPIPRKLAAKGVSDMLRISDGRMSGTAGGTIILHVSPESADPESVLGIVQDGDVITFDAERRYLHVEIDEDEVRDRIAQRKKMMANEGSGSAWVARERERGYRGLYKREVNQAEQGADFGFLTAAGPS